From Nitrospirota bacterium, the proteins below share one genomic window:
- a CDS encoding SurA N-terminal domain-containing protein, whose translation MNRKSRTRPFLALLGVLATPLLPILDSRFSSSTSASEARTIDTIVAVVNGEPITYYDLKTTYAFAQGEAAPAQPNPRDPTSRPLRAFLEQLINDKIIAQEVAKRGIRVTEEEVAEQIRHIRRQNNLTEEAFRMALQDQGITFDIYREKMAEEMRKGRLIEMDVRSQIDITDTMIQAYFAQHQSDLAVPGKVTLSKILLRKGSARVAEVTQAIKAGKDFQELARGYSEDSVTASRGGRERPKDLSDLHPLIREKVSTAGPGDILGPLEIDKDVYFLRVEDLQQKRTPVLEDARDSIHRKLTQDQVYDKLQVWIDQLRSRSVIEVSWD comes from the coding sequence GTGAATCGAAAATCGAGAACCCGACCCTTCCTCGCTCTCCTCGGCGTGCTTGCCACGCCGCTGTTACCGATTCTCGATTCTCGATTCTCGTCCTCGACGTCCGCCTCGGAGGCTCGCACGATCGACACCATAGTGGCCGTAGTCAACGGCGAACCGATCACCTACTACGATCTGAAAACAACTTATGCCTTCGCCCAGGGTGAAGCGGCTCCCGCCCAGCCCAATCCACGAGATCCCACCAGCCGCCCCCTGCGCGCATTCCTCGAACAGCTCATCAACGACAAGATCATCGCCCAGGAGGTTGCCAAGCGGGGAATCCGCGTCACGGAGGAAGAGGTCGCCGAGCAGATTCGTCACATCCGCCGGCAAAACAACCTGACGGAAGAGGCCTTCCGGATGGCCCTCCAGGACCAGGGCATCACGTTCGATATCTACCGCGAGAAAATGGCCGAAGAAATGCGGAAAGGGCGGCTCATCGAAATGGACGTGCGGTCGCAGATCGACATTACGGACACGATGATCCAGGCCTACTTCGCCCAGCACCAGTCCGATCTCGCCGTGCCCGGCAAAGTCACCCTTTCCAAAATCCTCCTCAGGAAAGGATCCGCCCGCGTTGCCGAGGTGACCCAAGCGATCAAGGCCGGGAAGGACTTTCAAGAATTGGCCCGAGGCTACTCGGAGGATTCCGTTACGGCCTCCCGCGGCGGCCGTGAGAGGCCGAAGGATCTCTCCGACCTGCACCCGCTCATCCGCGAAAAAGTGTCCACCGCGGGCCCAGGAGACATTCTCGGCCCTCTCGAAATCGACAAGGACGTTTACTTCCTCCGGGTCGAGGATCTCCAACAGAAACGAACGCCGGTGCTCGAAGACGCGCGCGACTCCATTCACCGGAAGCTCACTCAAGATCAAGTCTACGACAAGCTCCAGGTCTGGATCGACCAGCTTCGCTCCCGCTCGGTGATCGAAGTCTCCTGGGATTGA
- the ccsA gene encoding cytochrome c biogenesis protein CcsA: protein MHDTDLFLAAGVCYALGTVGYLLYLAKLSVSMKTLGFGGVLAGLIVQLVAFAWRFSALGYLPIASFYEAIAFFLWCLLAMLAVFHTRYNLAILGSFLSPLALIFLVLGATAHKGPSQVQMPSNPLFPFHVVLSFLGEAVFTIACAASVMYLIQERQLKRKHFGPIYQRLPSLSMIEQLNAQCLYSGFVLLSVGVALGFIMARQEWGQFWTWDPKLVFSTALWALIALALITRRLQGWTGRRSAVFILFTFVAVLMTFMGVNFMSDRHRFG, encoded by the coding sequence ATGCACGACACGGACCTCTTTCTCGCCGCCGGCGTCTGCTATGCCCTGGGTACCGTCGGCTACCTCCTCTACCTCGCGAAACTCTCGGTTTCGATGAAAACGCTGGGGTTCGGCGGCGTCCTCGCCGGACTCATCGTACAGCTCGTGGCCTTCGCCTGGAGGTTTTCTGCTCTGGGCTACCTTCCGATTGCCAGCTTCTACGAGGCCATCGCGTTCTTTCTTTGGTGCCTCCTGGCCATGCTCGCGGTTTTCCACACGCGCTACAACCTCGCCATCCTGGGCTCGTTTCTGTCGCCGCTGGCCCTGATCTTTCTCGTCCTCGGCGCCACCGCCCACAAGGGGCCATCACAGGTCCAGATGCCCAGCAATCCCCTCTTCCCTTTTCACGTGGTTCTCTCCTTCCTCGGCGAGGCCGTTTTTACCATCGCCTGCGCCGCGTCCGTCATGTATCTCATCCAGGAGCGCCAGCTCAAACGCAAACACTTCGGCCCCATCTACCAGCGCCTTCCCTCCCTCTCCATGATTGAACAGCTCAACGCCCAGTGCCTCTACAGCGGATTTGTGCTCCTCTCGGTCGGGGTGGCCCTCGGATTCATCATGGCCCGTCAGGAGTGGGGGCAGTTCTGGACGTGGGACCCCAAGCTGGTCTTCAGCACCGCCCTGTGGGCGCTCATCGCCTTGGCCCTCATTACTCGCCGCCTCCAGGGTTGGACGGGACGACGGTCCGCCGTCTTTATCCTCTTCACCTTCGTGGCCGTCCTGATGACCTTCATGGGCGTCAATTTCATGAGCGACCGTCACCGCTTCGGGTAA
- a CDS encoding glutamyl-tRNA reductase yields MELSLLLVGINHKTSDIEIREKLYFTEDRARSFLRTLPADLPSAKESVLISTCNRTECYFMTSHSDDTASALLRRLGNGIPRIEELLNGSAYRWSGLQAMEHLFSVTSSLDSMLPGETQITGQVRDAYRWAHEEGTVGYYMHKTFQKALQVAKRVRRETRIGENVVSLSHAAVELARKVFADFSERTLLVIGTGEMGELAAHQARKQQVKKLIVTSRTEQRAAALASQTGGIPHSITELESLLRECDLVIASAAAPEPMVTTEMVRRILPHRRGRTLVLIDLGMPRNIQADIHTLENVYVYDLDDLQQIIHDSLTLRQEEAAKGRLIVHEAAESFMGQFHSQDIEQVIVFFRQKLEAIGKKELDRFLPKMDGLSPEQKELVQNVTHNIVQKVLHEPITRLKQESSQGSGLGGPDAPSSRETASKDWLKEALVELFNLKPS; encoded by the coding sequence GTGGAGCTGTCTCTTCTGCTCGTCGGCATCAATCACAAGACCTCGGACATCGAGATCCGCGAGAAGCTCTATTTCACCGAGGACCGCGCCCGATCCTTCCTCCGAACCCTGCCCGCCGACCTTCCTTCGGCGAAGGAAAGCGTCCTCATCTCCACGTGCAATCGCACGGAATGCTATTTCATGACGAGCCATTCTGATGACACCGCTTCCGCGCTGCTCCGTCGGCTCGGCAACGGAATACCCCGCATCGAGGAGCTCTTGAACGGCTCCGCCTATCGTTGGTCCGGACTGCAAGCCATGGAGCACCTGTTCTCCGTCACCTCCAGCCTCGATTCCATGCTCCCCGGAGAGACCCAGATCACCGGCCAAGTGCGCGACGCCTATCGATGGGCCCACGAGGAAGGAACCGTGGGCTACTACATGCACAAGACCTTCCAGAAGGCCCTTCAAGTGGCCAAGCGCGTCCGGCGTGAAACCCGAATCGGCGAGAACGTGGTCAGCCTGAGTCATGCCGCCGTCGAACTGGCCCGAAAAGTGTTCGCGGACTTCTCCGAACGCACGCTTCTCGTTATCGGAACGGGAGAAATGGGGGAATTGGCCGCCCATCAGGCGAGGAAGCAGCAGGTGAAGAAATTGATCGTCACGAGCCGCACCGAGCAACGCGCGGCTGCGCTCGCTTCTCAAACCGGCGGCATCCCACACTCGATCACCGAGTTGGAAAGCCTTCTTCGGGAGTGCGACCTCGTCATTGCCTCCGCGGCCGCCCCCGAGCCGATGGTCACGACGGAGATGGTCCGCCGCATCCTTCCCCACCGAAGGGGCCGGACGCTGGTGCTGATCGATCTCGGCATGCCGCGCAACATCCAAGCCGATATCCACACCCTGGAAAACGTATACGTGTACGATCTCGACGATCTCCAGCAGATCATTCACGACAGCCTGACGCTCCGCCAGGAGGAAGCGGCCAAGGGCCGACTTATCGTGCACGAGGCGGCAGAATCCTTCATGGGCCAGTTTCATTCGCAGGATATCGAACAGGTCATCGTCTTCTTCCGCCAGAAGCTGGAGGCCATCGGCAAGAAGGAACTTGATCGATTCCTCCCCAAAATGGATGGCCTTTCGCCGGAGCAGAAGGAACTCGTCCAAAACGTCACGCATAACATCGTCCAGAAGGTTCTCCACGAGCCGATCACCCGCTTGAAACAGGAATCTTCCCAAGGATCCGGTCTGGGCGGTCCCGATGCACCCAGCTCACGCGAGACGGCTTCGAAGGACTGGCTCAAGGAGGCGCTCGTGGAACTGTTCAACCTCAAGCCTTCGTGA
- the hemC gene encoding hydroxymethylbilane synthase, with the protein MTPSTVLIGTRGSTLALTQSRALIERIQAKFPHIRFELKVIKTQSDRMPDVPLSEFGGKGLFIKEIEEALLRHEIALGIHSLKDMTAETTAGLGILGVTEREDPRDCVISYGRRLFRDLPKGARVGTSSLRRTLLAHALRPDVQYVPLRGNVDTRIRKAASGEVDAVILAFAALKRLGRQDEATEWFDPETFIPAAGQGRLAVEGRVGDPDALAWAKAVDDPSEHLCWKAEQAFLLRLEGGCKIPLGSHAILRDGRIFLRVVKGTQIGEPLYRAEGWGSADEPEALGIRLAEDVLRQEPSRLSLDGGYRGLASIAGKPRG; encoded by the coding sequence GTGACCCCGTCCACCGTTCTCATCGGAACCCGTGGGAGCACCCTTGCCCTCACCCAAAGCCGTGCGCTGATCGAACGCATTCAGGCGAAGTTCCCTCACATTCGATTTGAACTGAAGGTAATCAAGACACAATCGGATCGCATGCCGGACGTCCCCTTGAGCGAATTCGGCGGAAAGGGACTGTTCATCAAGGAAATCGAGGAGGCCCTGCTGCGACACGAGATCGCCCTCGGCATCCACAGCCTCAAGGACATGACCGCCGAGACCACCGCCGGCCTCGGGATTCTGGGCGTAACCGAACGCGAAGATCCGCGCGACTGCGTGATTTCGTACGGACGCCGTCTCTTCCGGGACTTGCCGAAAGGAGCCCGCGTTGGCACATCCAGTTTGAGACGAACCCTGCTGGCCCATGCGCTGAGGCCCGATGTGCAATACGTTCCCCTGCGGGGCAACGTGGATACGAGAATTCGCAAGGCCGCATCGGGCGAAGTCGACGCCGTCATCCTCGCCTTTGCTGCTCTGAAGCGGCTGGGCCGCCAGGATGAAGCCACCGAGTGGTTCGATCCGGAAACCTTCATCCCCGCCGCGGGACAAGGACGGCTGGCCGTGGAGGGACGCGTCGGCGATCCCGATGCCCTCGCCTGGGCGAAGGCCGTCGATGATCCTTCAGAACACCTCTGCTGGAAGGCTGAGCAGGCTTTTCTCTTGAGGCTCGAAGGCGGCTGCAAGATTCCGCTCGGCTCACACGCCATCCTGCGCGACGGCAGGATCTTCTTGCGCGTCGTGAAGGGGACTCAGATCGGCGAGCCTTTGTACCGTGCAGAAGGGTGGGGTTCGGCGGACGAGCCGGAAGCCCTCGGAATACGGCTGGCCGAAGACGTCCTCCGCCAGGAACCATCGAGGCTAAGCCTCGATGGCGGCTATCGAGGCTTAGCCTCGATAGCCGGGAAGCCACGTGGCTAG
- the cobA gene encoding uroporphyrinogen-III C-methyltransferase, whose translation MARPPAGRRSGSGSDQDGRPGPPGKVYLVGAGPGDPGLITLKGMECIRKADVVLYDALIPQSLLAGAPPHAKLVYVGKRSGPGPRVQEKRQQTAENLMIRHARRGGTVVRLKGGDPFVFGRGGEEAETLRRHRIPVEFVPGVTSAIAAPAAAGIPVTHRQHASSVLFLTGHEDGGKPLSHQHLRMLAGFDGTLVLLMALRALPDLVKDLIEAGKSPDTPSAAIQWGTTPMQKSAFAPLGRLPAEVSRMGIGRPCVIVIGPVTRLATRLRWLESKPLFGKTILVTRPMDQSTALMASLEDAGARVLACPTIRIEPLAIGAALRQAFRSLDKYNYIIFTSANGVRLFFDRLAKSKRDIRDLHRAHTVAIGPETAKALQSTGIHTDVLADDFIAEGILSKLKGPHIAGSRILIPRAIEAREVLPETLRRRGARVDIVPLYRAIPEPGLRSRIRGIFDTESIDCVTFTSSSTATHFFTHAPPSLLTRRPRFLAGSIGPITTRTIRSHYSGPILTASVHTAQGLVDALIRRFRKRRP comes from the coding sequence GTGGCTAGACCGCCGGCAGGACGCCGCAGCGGTTCCGGAAGCGACCAGGACGGTCGACCCGGCCCGCCCGGCAAAGTCTACCTCGTCGGCGCCGGACCCGGTGACCCAGGGCTCATTACCCTGAAGGGGATGGAATGCATCCGAAAAGCCGATGTGGTTCTCTACGATGCACTCATCCCCCAATCGCTTTTGGCCGGTGCGCCACCCCACGCCAAGCTGGTCTACGTGGGCAAACGATCAGGTCCCGGTCCGCGCGTGCAGGAGAAACGCCAGCAGACGGCCGAGAACCTGATGATCCGCCACGCGCGTCGGGGAGGGACTGTCGTGAGGCTCAAGGGAGGCGACCCCTTCGTGTTCGGTCGAGGAGGCGAGGAGGCCGAAACGCTCCGCCGCCATCGGATTCCCGTCGAATTCGTTCCCGGCGTCACCTCGGCAATTGCCGCCCCGGCGGCGGCCGGAATTCCCGTGACACACAGGCAGCATGCCTCCTCGGTCCTCTTCCTCACAGGCCATGAGGACGGCGGAAAACCTCTTTCTCACCAACACCTGCGAATGCTCGCCGGGTTCGACGGTACCCTTGTGCTCCTCATGGCGCTCCGGGCGCTCCCGGATCTGGTCAAAGATTTGATCGAAGCCGGTAAGTCCCCGGACACACCCTCCGCCGCCATTCAATGGGGCACGACCCCCATGCAGAAATCGGCATTCGCCCCTCTTGGCCGGCTCCCTGCGGAAGTCAGCCGCATGGGCATTGGCCGCCCTTGTGTCATCGTCATCGGTCCCGTCACACGTCTTGCAACCCGTTTGCGGTGGCTGGAGTCCAAGCCGCTCTTCGGAAAAACCATTCTCGTCACCCGCCCCATGGACCAGTCCACCGCCCTCATGGCCTCGCTGGAGGACGCGGGAGCCCGTGTCCTCGCCTGCCCCACGATTCGGATTGAACCGCTCGCCATCGGGGCCGCTCTCCGCCAGGCGTTCCGGTCCCTCGACAAGTACAATTACATCATTTTCACCAGCGCGAATGGCGTGCGCCTTTTCTTCGATCGGCTGGCGAAATCCAAGCGCGACATCCGGGACCTCCACCGCGCCCATACCGTGGCCATCGGACCGGAAACGGCCAAGGCCCTCCAGTCCACAGGGATCCACACGGATGTGCTTGCCGACGATTTCATCGCCGAGGGAATCCTGTCCAAGCTCAAGGGACCCCACATCGCCGGGAGCCGCATCCTCATCCCAAGGGCAATCGAAGCACGTGAGGTGCTTCCGGAAACCTTGCGCCGCAGGGGCGCCCGCGTCGATATCGTTCCCCTCTATCGGGCCATTCCCGAACCGGGTCTTCGGTCGCGCATACGCGGAATCTTCGACACCGAATCCATCGACTGCGTCACCTTCACCAGTTCCTCCACGGCGACCCACTTCTTTACGCATGCGCCGCCATCTCTCCTCACCCGCCGTCCGCGATTCCTCGCGGGATCGATCGGTCCCATCACAACCCGCACCATCCGCTCGCACTACTCCGGTCCGATCCTCACCGCCTCCGTCCACACCGCCCAGGGGCTTGTCGACGCCCTCATTCGGCGGTTTCGGAAACGCCGCCCATGA
- a CDS encoding HDOD domain-containing protein: MSLHKRKQVLLTFDSFGDLPTLAHIAFQVIAVVSQDNSSMRDVARLVMQDPPLAGRVLRVANSVYYGLRQPVSSISQALVVLGLNRIKEIVSGIAILSLFPTVPGEPVFDRARFWNHSVATAFVSRYLSQLGRIKLQGEEFAAGLLHDLGLIFFDQYFHYDIIAALALQEKQKLPLSQAETRILGLTHPEAGAMLAERWKLPASLVDAIHFHHEPWKAKIEPTLAALVRMAELMATGRGVGFDEAEKSKNPLVDPAWQILTRQHPVFAKLDQREVIAQLDEVLQKAQEFVRLVQTVASEPPPPGDDLLTLPA, translated from the coding sequence ATGAGCCTCCACAAACGCAAACAAGTCCTCCTCACCTTCGATAGTTTCGGCGACCTCCCCACCCTCGCGCATATCGCGTTTCAAGTCATCGCCGTCGTCAGCCAGGATAACAGCTCGATGCGCGACGTGGCCCGCCTCGTCATGCAGGATCCGCCTCTCGCGGGCCGTGTCCTCCGCGTGGCCAATTCCGTCTACTATGGGCTTCGACAACCCGTCAGTTCCATCTCGCAGGCCCTCGTGGTGCTCGGCCTCAACCGGATCAAGGAAATCGTCTCCGGGATCGCGATTCTAAGCTTATTCCCCACCGTACCAGGAGAGCCGGTATTCGACCGCGCCCGCTTCTGGAACCACTCCGTAGCCACCGCGTTTGTCTCGCGCTATCTCTCCCAGCTCGGGCGAATCAAGCTCCAGGGTGAAGAGTTCGCCGCCGGCCTCCTCCATGACTTGGGTCTCATCTTCTTCGACCAGTATTTCCACTACGACATCATCGCGGCCCTCGCCCTCCAGGAAAAACAGAAGCTTCCCCTTTCCCAGGCGGAAACCCGCATCCTCGGCCTCACCCATCCCGAGGCTGGGGCCATGCTGGCCGAACGGTGGAAACTGCCGGCATCGCTCGTGGATGCGATCCATTTCCACCATGAGCCTTGGAAAGCGAAAATCGAACCCACCCTGGCCGCCTTGGTCCGGATGGCGGAACTGATGGCCACGGGTCGCGGCGTCGGATTTGACGAGGCTGAAAAATCCAAGAATCCCCTCGTCGATCCCGCCTGGCAGATCCTCACCCGTCAGCATCCCGTTTTCGCCAAACTGGACCAGCGCGAGGTCATCGCCCAGTTGGATGAAGTGCTCCAGAAAGCCCAGGAGTTTGTGCGGCTGGTTCAGACCGTGGCGTCTGAACCGCCTCCCCCCGGCGATGACCTGCTCACCCTCCCGGCCTGA
- a CDS encoding RidA family protein, with amino-acid sequence MTIEERLKKAGIALPSPPKPVGNYVAAMKAGRFVFVSGQLPMEDGKLTCKGRVGLDVSVEDATKAARLCALNALGIFQQEFGNLEQVRRTVKVAGYVRSAPDFTEIAKVVNGASDLLVQVLGNRGKHARVSVGVAELPLGSAVEIEFLFEYRTYDTGAPHLPGEAAKEA; translated from the coding sequence GTGACCATCGAAGAGCGCCTGAAAAAGGCGGGCATTGCTCTCCCGAGCCCGCCGAAGCCGGTGGGCAACTACGTGGCGGCCATGAAGGCGGGCCGATTCGTATTTGTTTCCGGGCAGCTTCCCATGGAAGATGGAAAGCTGACGTGCAAGGGGCGCGTCGGACTGGACGTATCCGTTGAAGACGCTACGAAAGCGGCGCGTCTGTGCGCTCTGAACGCATTGGGGATTTTTCAGCAAGAGTTCGGAAATCTGGAACAGGTCAGGCGAACGGTGAAAGTGGCGGGCTACGTCCGGTCGGCGCCCGATTTCACCGAGATCGCGAAGGTGGTGAACGGCGCGTCGGACCTTCTCGTGCAGGTTTTGGGCAACCGGGGAAAGCACGCGCGGGTTTCCGTGGGCGTGGCCGAGTTGCCCTTGGGATCCGCGGTTGAGATCGAATTCCTTTTCGAATACCGGACCTACGATACGGGTGCGCCACATCTGCCCGGGGAGGCGGCGAAGGAAGCTTAG
- the mtnA gene encoding S-methyl-5-thioribose-1-phosphate isomerase, giving the protein MKRYPPIISFRKGVVRLLDQRALPDRVRILKCNSVEQVARAIETLAVRGAPAIGVAGAWGVALAAWKSKGGDGARVRKSILEAVERLARTRPTARNLFWAMEAMRKKLSELASAAAPEVRAAILEEAERLVGIEEESNRRIGLAGADLVPTEARILTHCNTGPLATGSFGTALGVVIEASRRGKKVEVFADETRPLFQGARLTCWELERHGIPVTLIVDGAAASVMRDRKIDLAIVGADRIAANGDTANKIGTFGVACAAKRLGIPFYVAAPLTTFDVEIRDGREIPIEERSRREVEWVGSRRIAPRKVKVFNPAFDVTPNDLISAIMTDRGVLKAPYVQSIAQAMKDDSGGRVAVA; this is encoded by the coding sequence GTGAAGCGGTATCCGCCAATCATTTCATTCAGGAAGGGTGTGGTGAGATTGCTCGACCAACGGGCCTTGCCGGATCGGGTGCGAATCCTCAAATGCAATTCCGTGGAACAGGTGGCCCGGGCGATCGAAACGTTGGCGGTTCGTGGCGCGCCTGCGATCGGGGTGGCCGGTGCGTGGGGCGTGGCTTTGGCGGCATGGAAGTCGAAAGGCGGGGATGGGGCGCGCGTCCGGAAGTCCATCCTGGAGGCCGTGGAGCGCCTGGCCCGGACCCGCCCGACCGCGAGAAATCTCTTCTGGGCGATGGAAGCGATGCGGAAGAAACTGAGCGAGCTGGCGAGCGCGGCCGCGCCCGAAGTTCGAGCGGCCATTTTGGAAGAGGCGGAACGTCTTGTGGGAATTGAGGAGGAAAGCAACCGGCGGATCGGTCTGGCGGGAGCGGATCTGGTACCCACGGAGGCGCGCATTCTGACCCATTGCAATACGGGGCCATTGGCCACGGGGAGCTTTGGCACGGCGTTGGGCGTGGTGATCGAAGCTTCGAGACGAGGGAAGAAGGTGGAAGTCTTTGCCGACGAAACGCGCCCGCTTTTCCAGGGAGCGCGACTGACCTGCTGGGAGTTGGAGAGGCATGGGATTCCGGTGACGTTGATCGTCGACGGCGCGGCGGCCTCGGTGATGAGGGATCGAAAGATCGATCTGGCCATCGTGGGAGCGGATCGTATCGCGGCGAACGGGGATACCGCCAACAAGATCGGAACATTCGGTGTTGCATGCGCCGCAAAACGCCTGGGAATTCCATTCTATGTCGCGGCGCCGTTGACGACGTTTGACGTAGAGATCCGCGATGGCCGAGAGATTCCAATCGAAGAGCGATCCAGGCGGGAGGTGGAGTGGGTGGGGAGTCGACGGATAGCCCCCCGGAAGGTGAAGGTTTTCAATCCTGCGTTTGATGTAACGCCAAATGATTTGATTTCGGCGATTATGACGGATCGGGGGGTGTTGAAGGCTCCGTATGTACAAAGCATCGCCCAGGCGATGAAAGACGATTCCGGAGGGAGAGTGGCGGTGGCGTGA
- the hemL gene encoding glutamate-1-semialdehyde 2,1-aminomutase, whose amino-acid sequence MKTSKSDRLFREASALLVGGVSSPVRAFKSVGGNPVFIERGRGPWVWDVDGNRYIDFVQSYGAVFLGHANPLLTKAVTAAARRGTVLGAPVPEEIHLARSIRKAFPMLELIRFVNSGTEATMSAVRAARGFTGRSRIVKFAGCYHGHSDGLLAKAGSGAATLSLPDSSGVPASFVAETRVVPYNDVEALRRLFAAEGREIAAVIVEPIAANMGLVRPRDGFLREIRRMTSEHGTVLIFDEVISGFRVRHGGAVEWSGIRPDLVCLGKIMGGGLPVGAYGGGKDIMECVAPLGPVYQAGTLAGNRAAMACGAAAVDWLATRKPYLALEKTTQKFAGALAKLAESHGYEVQVPWVCGMFTLFFSPRPVVSYEDALACDRPAFSRFFHAALANGLYVPPSPFEACFVSPFHTKKILAGALKRWEKAFRDMGEAKA is encoded by the coding sequence GTGAAGACGTCGAAGTCCGACCGACTCTTTCGCGAAGCCTCCGCGCTTCTGGTGGGCGGGGTGTCGAGCCCGGTGCGTGCGTTCAAATCCGTGGGCGGAAATCCCGTCTTCATTGAGCGGGGCAGGGGACCCTGGGTGTGGGATGTCGATGGAAACCGGTACATCGATTTCGTCCAATCCTATGGGGCGGTCTTTCTGGGACATGCGAATCCGCTTTTGACGAAGGCGGTGACGGCGGCCGCCCGTCGCGGGACCGTGCTCGGCGCTCCCGTGCCGGAGGAAATCCATCTCGCGCGGTCCATTCGGAAGGCCTTCCCGATGTTGGAGCTTATCCGGTTTGTGAATTCCGGGACGGAAGCCACCATGTCGGCGGTTCGAGCGGCGCGTGGTTTTACCGGTCGGAGTCGGATCGTGAAATTTGCCGGGTGCTACCACGGTCACTCAGACGGGCTGCTCGCCAAGGCCGGGTCCGGAGCGGCGACCCTTTCGCTTCCAGATTCGAGCGGAGTGCCCGCGTCGTTCGTGGCGGAAACCCGCGTGGTGCCGTACAACGACGTCGAAGCCCTCAGGCGGCTGTTTGCGGCGGAAGGGAGAGAAATTGCCGCCGTGATCGTCGAACCAATCGCGGCCAACATGGGTCTGGTACGTCCTCGGGACGGCTTTCTGCGGGAAATCCGCCGGATGACCTCTGAGCACGGGACGGTTCTGATTTTCGACGAGGTGATCTCGGGCTTTCGCGTGCGGCACGGGGGGGCCGTGGAGTGGTCGGGGATCCGGCCGGATCTGGTGTGCTTGGGGAAGATCATGGGGGGGGGGCTTCCGGTGGGCGCCTATGGCGGCGGGAAAGACATCATGGAATGTGTTGCGCCGCTGGGCCCCGTGTACCAAGCGGGCACGCTGGCCGGAAACCGGGCCGCCATGGCGTGTGGGGCGGCGGCGGTGGACTGGCTTGCCACGCGAAAGCCTTATCTCGCTCTGGAGAAAACGACGCAGAAATTCGCCGGGGCGCTGGCGAAGCTGGCGGAATCTCATGGATACGAGGTGCAGGTTCCCTGGGTGTGCGGCATGTTCACGCTGTTCTTCTCACCGAGGCCGGTGGTGAGCTATGAGGACGCCTTGGCGTGTGATCGACCGGCGTTCTCCCGTTTCTTTCACGCCGCGCTTGCGAACGGGCTGTATGTGCCACCCTCACCGTTTGAGGCATGTTTTGTGTCTCCCTTCCACACAAAGAAGATCCTTGCGGGGGCACTGAAAAGGTGGGAAAAGGCGTTCCGAGACATGGGAGAGGCTAAGGCATAA
- the rapZ gene encoding RNase adapter RapZ, protein MSDLRIVVVTGLSGSGKSTASKALEDSGYYCVDNIPGVLLPKLIDLFEQTTGEVEKLALTIDGRERGFLAGLDKTIGEIKERAPRLEILFLDSRDEALIRRFSETRRKHPFSPEGSVQEGIDAERRQLKAFRDLADMVLDTSEYTVHQLREFVTQRFGAPKGKDRLRVNLKSFGYRNGVPQDSDLVVDVRFLSNPFFQEGLRDMDGRTDEVKGFLRQDQGWTEFLERTSSLLHFLLPRYEREGKSYLTIAFGCTGGKHRSVAVVEEMAAGLRKAGWPVSVMHRDL, encoded by the coding sequence GTGAGTGATCTCCGGATCGTTGTCGTCACCGGGCTGTCGGGCTCGGGGAAATCCACGGCGAGCAAGGCGTTGGAAGACTCCGGTTACTACTGCGTCGACAACATCCCCGGCGTGCTGCTTCCCAAACTGATCGACTTGTTTGAGCAGACGACGGGGGAGGTGGAAAAGCTCGCGTTGACCATCGACGGCAGAGAACGGGGCTTTCTCGCAGGCTTGGACAAGACCATTGGGGAGATCAAGGAACGCGCGCCACGTTTGGAGATCCTTTTTCTGGACTCGCGAGACGAAGCCCTGATCCGTCGATTCTCGGAGACCCGACGCAAGCACCCCTTCTCCCCGGAAGGGAGCGTCCAAGAGGGCATCGATGCCGAACGGCGGCAGTTGAAGGCGTTCCGGGACTTGGCGGATATGGTCTTGGACACCTCGGAGTATACGGTCCACCAGCTTCGGGAATTTGTCACTCAGCGGTTTGGAGCGCCGAAGGGGAAGGACCGCCTCCGCGTCAATCTCAAGTCCTTCGGCTACAGGAATGGAGTTCCGCAAGACAGCGATCTGGTGGTCGATGTGCGATTTCTCTCGAATCCCTTTTTTCAGGAAGGTTTGAGAGACATGGACGGCCGGACGGATGAGGTGAAGGGATTTCTGCGGCAGGACCAGGGTTGGACTGAGTTTCTGGAGCGCACGAGCAGTCTCCTCCATTTTCTCCTGCCCCGTTATGAGCGAGAGGGAAAATCGTACCTGACGATCGCTTTTGGATGCACGGGTGGAAAACACCGCTCCGTGGCGGTCGTTGAGGAAATGGCAGCCGGATTGCGAAAGGCGGGTTGGCCGGTGTCGGTGATGCATCGGGACTTGTAA